A genome region from Leptidea sinapis chromosome 34, ilLepSina1.1, whole genome shotgun sequence includes the following:
- the LOC126975036 gene encoding protein TANC2 isoform X1, with product MYNSNEFLHSAGVSRQMQATGEAPSQKTSMKRRSCEVPLGDITFNNFKVSLGDITNDGYDCRSLRSNKSEDSRSLRYYRPIDSRSYKNFRSSLVDISQGSLTRPPSYDQLSRRSVIEGVDAQGITSSIEGVLWSDEEENEYFYQENITSAWNQDLAALRQLLESETGGTTCPSCNMPFDKGKKRKLIDTCGHERCYACMFRNEACPICARKSQGRKPVMERYTPSPQRLSDPEWQSPLRLPKPPKQTSTLAQSCPTPPHTRRRFFLSPKSLRSPFGQRSSRHSQENHVPLSGLPEEGPRSAAWTSLVFNKIRSLWSAHSSVPQGLNQLTDDEGGHIKQGFQSRRQNDLYMRLGLLLGERRGSRNKSRESCTSLASLDAHTLASHNTSPVSTLTGSSEVDAATPLGRESLGSLASMSLSAASNCSSSSPGSRRHSVTMLQNGREDLSRMSSGFFKNRKTAARRSARVSSKASTSSSDLKKVHPTPQLTLRPLFFEVPSTDNQTIFSGRLWLMRDMEKALESTASGILISGSPGTGKTALILQLVEYSCFGRKRNYEYEELREQSDIRELLPEEIAAGSITHLASQVVAYHFCQADNNSTCLVGEFVHSLAAQLCQAPRLQAYREYLLSEAHLLSCLSLKECIADPDLAFVRGIIEPLVILRRNGSIDSANSIILVDGLCEAEYHRPDHGYTIASFLIRHVPEMPSWLKVVTTIRTQFLELTKQLPYTRLSLDESDNVNKDLVEYFNARVQVAPIIETNIKSSTVKSEGVHNPVMKFAQYVLHLSQGSFLFMKLILDLLERSHIVVKSTNYKVVPISLAQIFLLQFNLRFPTVQSFEKVTHILSVCLAALYPLTLVEIYYSVNSLLVDTFLPWEEFCHRFESLTDFLVKRIDNTYMFFHPSFREWLIRREDNESPKFLCDLRAGHCAIAFRLSRVQSPLDPEKSMELGHHILKAHMYRNLGPAQLGLCPRDLQATLVASSSANVGEAIANLRNVYTPNVKVSRLMLLAGGSPNQVTECLGNAPLLCMYAYQGIIAMVGLLIEFGADLEMTNSQGCTALSLACQRGHTDVARMLIATGASLSHTDTAEQTPLVHAAKNGHRDTVIYLLGCQSGKDDRNSIDIYDGKIEQLVPGARHALIAAAQNGHLDIVEYLLDTAELIPDGICSVTGETALTAACSSGTACIADALLVRGATPYSLNARQMSPLALAAKNGRGALVLRLLDAGADVAGSGGKNPLILAAAEGHADVVETLLAHGADPESVDADGMPALGWASLRSRLQTVVVLLDKGASVDQTDSSGRTPLGLACGGPADLVELLLERGASLEKVDHSGLRPLDRAIGQRNVPVVNCFLKKGAKLGPTTWVMASGKPEFMLILLNKLLEDGNMLYRKNRPSEAAHRYQYALKKINPLISDEGVTSAQSVQEHALAFVQLKTNLLLNLSRCKRKLNEPSDALELAARASVLRPNAFECAYAMSRAILALNKPADALPHARRALVLAPPTDISAARTLKALQQEILARMNSHDTRSMRNYDSISLNMP from the exons ATCTGGCGGCGTTACGGCAACTACTAGAGAGCGAAACAGGCGGCACTACATGTCCAAGTTGTAACATGCCCTTTGATAAGGGcaaaaagagaaagctgatcgaTACGTGCGGACATGAACGCTGTTACGCTTGCATGTTTAGGAATGAAGCGTGCCCTATATGTGCAAGAAAAAGCCAAGGAAGAAAACCAGTTATGGAGAGATATACTCCTTCACCGCAGAGACTGTCTGATCCAGAATGGCAATCACCGTTACGTCTGCCTAAACCACCAAAGCAAACATCGACATTGGCACAAAGTTGTCCCACACCACCCCACACGAGAAGAAGATTCTTTTTAAGTCCAAAGTCATTAAGAAGTCCATTTGGTCAGCGCAGCAGTCGGCATTCACAAGAAAATCACGTACCATTGTCTG GATTACCAGAAGAAGGTCCCAGAAGCGCGGCGTGGACGAGTCTTGTCTTCAATAAAATAAGATCGTTGTGGTCCGCGCACTCATCCGTGCCGCAGGGACTCAATCAATTGACAG ACGACGAAGGAGGTCATATCAAGCAAGGTTTCCAGTCGCGACGCCAGAATGACCTCTACATGCGCCTTGGTCTGCTGTTGGGGGAACGCCGTGGCTCCAGAAACAAGTCTCGGGAAAGCTGCACATCTCTTGCCTCATTGGATGCTCACACTTTGGCTTCACACAATACTAGTCCG GTGTCAACACTTACGGGATCTTCGGAAGTAGACGCGGCCACACCCCTCGGAAGAGAATCATTAGGATCACTAGCGTCTATGTCGTTGTCAGCTGCAAGTAATTGCTCTTCATCAAGTCCGGGCAGCAGGCGGCATTCAGTTACAA TGTTGCAAAATGGCCGAGAAGATTTATCGCGAATGTCGAGCGgtttctttaaaaatagaaaaacggCTGCTCGAAGATCGGCCAGAGTAAGCAGTAAAGCTTCAACTTCATCATCTGACTTGAAAAAAG tTCATCCGACCCCGCAACTCACACTTCGACCATTATTTTTCGAAGTACCCTCAACAGACAACCAGACAATATTTTCCGGACGCTTGTGGCTGATGAGAGACATGGAAAAAGCACTTGAATCTACCGCCTCAG gAATTCTTATATCTGGAAGCCCAGGCACAGGAAAAACGGCCTTGATCCTACAACTTGTTGAATATTCATGTTTCGGCCGCAAAAGAAATTACGAATACGAAGAGCTGAGGGAACAGTCTGATATTCGAGAACTTTTACCCGAGGAAATCGCTGCTGGTTCCATAACTCATCTTGCCTCCCAAGTAGTGGCATATCATTTCTGTCAG GCTGACAACAATAGCACGTGTCTAGTCGGCGAGTTTGTCCATTCATTAGCGGCGCAGTTATGTCAAGCACCTCGACTTCAAGCCTATAGAGAATATTTATTAAGCGAAGCACATCTTTTGTCATGCCTGTCCCTTAAGGAATGCATTGCAGATCCAGATTTAGCTTTTGTTAGAGGAATTATAGAACCCCTAGTAATTCTACGACGAAATGGAAGCATTGATTCGGCAAATAGCATTATTTTGGTTGATGGTCTTTGTGAAGCAGAATACCATAGACCAGATCATGGCTATACAATAGCATCTTTCCTGATCAGACATGTTCCTGAAATGCCTTCTTGGCTTAAAGTTGTCACAACGATACGAACGCAGTTTTTAGAATTGACAAAGCAATTGCCGTATACGAGACTAAGTTTGGATGAATCTGATAATGTTAATAAAGATTTAGTGGAGTATTTCAATGCAAGGGTTCAAGTGGCACCAATTATAGAAACGAACATAAAAAGTTCTACGGTAAAATCAGAAGGAGTGCACAACCCCGTGATGAAATTTGCGCAATACGTGCTACATCTAAGCCAAGGCTCATTCCTATTTATGAAGCTAATTCTTGATCTCTTAGAACGAAGTCACATTGTAGTAAAATCGACAAATTACAAAGTTGTACCTATATCTTTAGCGCAAATATTCCTACTTCAGTTTAATCTTCGATTCCCTACAGTACAATCATTTGAAAAGGTCACTCATATACTAAGCGTTTGCTTGGCAGCATTGTATCCACTTACGTTAGTCGAAATTTATTATTCTGTCAACTCGCTTTTAGTAGACACATTTTTACCATGGGAAGAATTCTGTCATCGATTCGAATCTCTCACTGATTTTCTCGTAAAAAGAATCGATAACACCTACATGTTCTTCCATCCTTCGTTCAGAGAATGGCTTATTAGGCGTGAAGATAATGAGAGCCCCAAATTTTTGTGTGACTTAAGAGCTGGCCACTGTGCAATAGCCTTTAGACTATCAAGAGTACAATCACCTTTAGACCCAGAAAAGTCCATGGAATTAGGACATCATATTTTAAAGGCACATATGTACAGGAATTTAGGTCCAGCTCAGTTAGGGCTTTGTCCTAGAGATTTACAAGCGACACTTGTAGCTTCAAGCTCTGCCAATGTTGGCGAAGCAATCGCTAATTTGCGAAACGTTTACACGCCGAATGTCAAAGTATCTAGGCTAATGCTCTTAGCTGGAGGATCTCCAAATCAAGTTACGGAATGTCTTGGAAATGCGCCATTACTTTGTATGTACGCTTATCAAGGGATCATAGCTATGGTCGGCTTGTTGATTGAGTTTGGAGCTGACTTGGAAATGACCAATTCGCAAGGATGTACAGCACTCTCGCTGGCTTGCCAGAGAGGTCACACTGATGTTGCAAGAATGCTGATTGCTACag GAGCTTCATTAAGTCATACAGATACAGCGGAACAAACGCCATTGGTTCATGCTGCCAAAAATGGACATAGAGATACGGTTATATACCTCTTGGGTTGTCAAAGTGGTAAAGATGACAGGAATTCGATAGACATCTACGATGGCAAAATTGAACAGTTAGTTCCAGGAGCAAGACATGCGTTAATTGCAGCGGCTCAAAATGGCCATCTGGATATTGTTGAATATTTATTGGACACAGCTGAATTAATA CCTGATGGTATATGCAGCGTCACGGGCGAGACGGCTCTAACTGCGGCGTGTTCGTCTGGCACGGCCTGTATTGCGGACGCACTGCTGGTTCGTGGGGCGACTCCCTACTCGCTCAATGCAAGACAGATGTCACCGTTAGCACTGGCTGCTAAAAATG GAAGAGGAGCACTGGTACTTCGGCTGCTAGATGCGGGGGCAGATGTCGCCGGATCGGGGGGCAAAAACCCCTTGATACTTGCCGCCGCTGAGGGGCATGCAGACGTTGTAGAGACTTTATTAGCTCACG GAGCTGACCCTGAGTCAGTGGATGCAGATGGAATGCCTGCACTCGGCTGGGCAAGTCTACGTTCACGGCTGCAAACTGTTGTGGTACTCTTGGACAAAGGCGCCAGTGTtg ATCAAACAGACAGCAGCGGCCGGACCCCACTAGGACTGGCTTGCGGAGGACCAGCAGACCTCGTCGAGCTGCTGCTGGAACGAGGAGCCTCGCTGGAGAAGGTGGACCACAGTGGACTGAGACCACTGGACAGAGCCATTGGACAGAGAAATGTTCCC gtgGTAAATTGCTTCTTAAAGAAAGGAGCAAAACTCGGCCCAACCACGTGGGTAATGGCGTCTGGCAAACCCGAATTTAT GCTTATTCTTCTAAACAAGCTGCTGGAAGATGGCAACATGCTATACAGGAAAAACCggccttcggaggcggcgcaccGCTATCAATACGCGCTCAAGAAGATCAATCCACTCATAAGTGACGAGGGTGTCACCTCTGCACAATCTGTACAGGAACACGCGCTAGCCTTTGTGCAGCTCAAGACAAATCTGTTGCTGAATCTGTCGAGATGTAAACGAAAGTTAAAC GAACCATCAGATGCACTGGAGCTTGCCGCACGTGCATCAGTACTGCGCCCAAATGCCTTCGAATGTGCGTACGCAATGTCGCGCGCTATTCTCGCGCTCAACAAGCCGGCAGACGCGCTCCCCCACGCTCGACGGGCACTAGTTCTCGCGCCGCCAACCGACATATCTGCAGCGAGGACTTTGAAAGCTTTGCAACAAGAAATCCTCGCCAGAATGAACTCTCACGACACAAGATCAATGAGAAACTATGATAGTATTAGTCTGAATATGCCTTAA
- the LOC126975036 gene encoding protein TANC2 isoform X3, with amino-acid sequence MNSKKLEYLHCDPDEQINLSCLDLAALRQLLESETGGTTCPSCNMPFDKGKKRKLIDTCGHERCYACMFRNEACPICARKSQGRKPVMERYTPSPQRLSDPEWQSPLRLPKPPKQTSTLAQSCPTPPHTRRRFFLSPKSLRSPFGQRSSRHSQENHVPLSGLPEEGPRSAAWTSLVFNKIRSLWSAHSSVPQGLNQLTDDEGGHIKQGFQSRRQNDLYMRLGLLLGERRGSRNKSRESCTSLASLDAHTLASHNTSPVSTLTGSSEVDAATPLGRESLGSLASMSLSAASNCSSSSPGSRRHSVTMLQNGREDLSRMSSGFFKNRKTAARRSARVSSKASTSSSDLKKVHPTPQLTLRPLFFEVPSTDNQTIFSGRLWLMRDMEKALESTASGILISGSPGTGKTALILQLVEYSCFGRKRNYEYEELREQSDIRELLPEEIAAGSITHLASQVVAYHFCQADNNSTCLVGEFVHSLAAQLCQAPRLQAYREYLLSEAHLLSCLSLKECIADPDLAFVRGIIEPLVILRRNGSIDSANSIILVDGLCEAEYHRPDHGYTIASFLIRHVPEMPSWLKVVTTIRTQFLELTKQLPYTRLSLDESDNVNKDLVEYFNARVQVAPIIETNIKSSTVKSEGVHNPVMKFAQYVLHLSQGSFLFMKLILDLLERSHIVVKSTNYKVVPISLAQIFLLQFNLRFPTVQSFEKVTHILSVCLAALYPLTLVEIYYSVNSLLVDTFLPWEEFCHRFESLTDFLVKRIDNTYMFFHPSFREWLIRREDNESPKFLCDLRAGHCAIAFRLSRVQSPLDPEKSMELGHHILKAHMYRNLGPAQLGLCPRDLQATLVASSSANVGEAIANLRNVYTPNVKVSRLMLLAGGSPNQVTECLGNAPLLCMYAYQGIIAMVGLLIEFGADLEMTNSQGCTALSLACQRGHTDVARMLIATGASLSHTDTAEQTPLVHAAKNGHRDTVIYLLGCQSGKDDRNSIDIYDGKIEQLVPGARHALIAAAQNGHLDIVEYLLDTAELIPDGICSVTGETALTAACSSGTACIADALLVRGATPYSLNARQMSPLALAAKNGRGALVLRLLDAGADVAGSGGKNPLILAAAEGHADVVETLLAHGADPESVDADGMPALGWASLRSRLQTVVVLLDKGASVDQTDSSGRTPLGLACGGPADLVELLLERGASLEKVDHSGLRPLDRAIGQRNVPVVNCFLKKGAKLGPTTWVMASGKPEFMLILLNKLLEDGNMLYRKNRPSEAAHRYQYALKKINPLISDEGVTSAQSVQEHALAFVQLKTNLLLNLSRCKRKLNEPSDALELAARASVLRPNAFECAYAMSRAILALNKPADALPHARRALVLAPPTDISAARTLKALQQEILARMNSHDTRSMRNYDSISLNMP; translated from the exons ATCTGGCGGCGTTACGGCAACTACTAGAGAGCGAAACAGGCGGCACTACATGTCCAAGTTGTAACATGCCCTTTGATAAGGGcaaaaagagaaagctgatcgaTACGTGCGGACATGAACGCTGTTACGCTTGCATGTTTAGGAATGAAGCGTGCCCTATATGTGCAAGAAAAAGCCAAGGAAGAAAACCAGTTATGGAGAGATATACTCCTTCACCGCAGAGACTGTCTGATCCAGAATGGCAATCACCGTTACGTCTGCCTAAACCACCAAAGCAAACATCGACATTGGCACAAAGTTGTCCCACACCACCCCACACGAGAAGAAGATTCTTTTTAAGTCCAAAGTCATTAAGAAGTCCATTTGGTCAGCGCAGCAGTCGGCATTCACAAGAAAATCACGTACCATTGTCTG GATTACCAGAAGAAGGTCCCAGAAGCGCGGCGTGGACGAGTCTTGTCTTCAATAAAATAAGATCGTTGTGGTCCGCGCACTCATCCGTGCCGCAGGGACTCAATCAATTGACAG ACGACGAAGGAGGTCATATCAAGCAAGGTTTCCAGTCGCGACGCCAGAATGACCTCTACATGCGCCTTGGTCTGCTGTTGGGGGAACGCCGTGGCTCCAGAAACAAGTCTCGGGAAAGCTGCACATCTCTTGCCTCATTGGATGCTCACACTTTGGCTTCACACAATACTAGTCCG GTGTCAACACTTACGGGATCTTCGGAAGTAGACGCGGCCACACCCCTCGGAAGAGAATCATTAGGATCACTAGCGTCTATGTCGTTGTCAGCTGCAAGTAATTGCTCTTCATCAAGTCCGGGCAGCAGGCGGCATTCAGTTACAA TGTTGCAAAATGGCCGAGAAGATTTATCGCGAATGTCGAGCGgtttctttaaaaatagaaaaacggCTGCTCGAAGATCGGCCAGAGTAAGCAGTAAAGCTTCAACTTCATCATCTGACTTGAAAAAAG tTCATCCGACCCCGCAACTCACACTTCGACCATTATTTTTCGAAGTACCCTCAACAGACAACCAGACAATATTTTCCGGACGCTTGTGGCTGATGAGAGACATGGAAAAAGCACTTGAATCTACCGCCTCAG gAATTCTTATATCTGGAAGCCCAGGCACAGGAAAAACGGCCTTGATCCTACAACTTGTTGAATATTCATGTTTCGGCCGCAAAAGAAATTACGAATACGAAGAGCTGAGGGAACAGTCTGATATTCGAGAACTTTTACCCGAGGAAATCGCTGCTGGTTCCATAACTCATCTTGCCTCCCAAGTAGTGGCATATCATTTCTGTCAG GCTGACAACAATAGCACGTGTCTAGTCGGCGAGTTTGTCCATTCATTAGCGGCGCAGTTATGTCAAGCACCTCGACTTCAAGCCTATAGAGAATATTTATTAAGCGAAGCACATCTTTTGTCATGCCTGTCCCTTAAGGAATGCATTGCAGATCCAGATTTAGCTTTTGTTAGAGGAATTATAGAACCCCTAGTAATTCTACGACGAAATGGAAGCATTGATTCGGCAAATAGCATTATTTTGGTTGATGGTCTTTGTGAAGCAGAATACCATAGACCAGATCATGGCTATACAATAGCATCTTTCCTGATCAGACATGTTCCTGAAATGCCTTCTTGGCTTAAAGTTGTCACAACGATACGAACGCAGTTTTTAGAATTGACAAAGCAATTGCCGTATACGAGACTAAGTTTGGATGAATCTGATAATGTTAATAAAGATTTAGTGGAGTATTTCAATGCAAGGGTTCAAGTGGCACCAATTATAGAAACGAACATAAAAAGTTCTACGGTAAAATCAGAAGGAGTGCACAACCCCGTGATGAAATTTGCGCAATACGTGCTACATCTAAGCCAAGGCTCATTCCTATTTATGAAGCTAATTCTTGATCTCTTAGAACGAAGTCACATTGTAGTAAAATCGACAAATTACAAAGTTGTACCTATATCTTTAGCGCAAATATTCCTACTTCAGTTTAATCTTCGATTCCCTACAGTACAATCATTTGAAAAGGTCACTCATATACTAAGCGTTTGCTTGGCAGCATTGTATCCACTTACGTTAGTCGAAATTTATTATTCTGTCAACTCGCTTTTAGTAGACACATTTTTACCATGGGAAGAATTCTGTCATCGATTCGAATCTCTCACTGATTTTCTCGTAAAAAGAATCGATAACACCTACATGTTCTTCCATCCTTCGTTCAGAGAATGGCTTATTAGGCGTGAAGATAATGAGAGCCCCAAATTTTTGTGTGACTTAAGAGCTGGCCACTGTGCAATAGCCTTTAGACTATCAAGAGTACAATCACCTTTAGACCCAGAAAAGTCCATGGAATTAGGACATCATATTTTAAAGGCACATATGTACAGGAATTTAGGTCCAGCTCAGTTAGGGCTTTGTCCTAGAGATTTACAAGCGACACTTGTAGCTTCAAGCTCTGCCAATGTTGGCGAAGCAATCGCTAATTTGCGAAACGTTTACACGCCGAATGTCAAAGTATCTAGGCTAATGCTCTTAGCTGGAGGATCTCCAAATCAAGTTACGGAATGTCTTGGAAATGCGCCATTACTTTGTATGTACGCTTATCAAGGGATCATAGCTATGGTCGGCTTGTTGATTGAGTTTGGAGCTGACTTGGAAATGACCAATTCGCAAGGATGTACAGCACTCTCGCTGGCTTGCCAGAGAGGTCACACTGATGTTGCAAGAATGCTGATTGCTACag GAGCTTCATTAAGTCATACAGATACAGCGGAACAAACGCCATTGGTTCATGCTGCCAAAAATGGACATAGAGATACGGTTATATACCTCTTGGGTTGTCAAAGTGGTAAAGATGACAGGAATTCGATAGACATCTACGATGGCAAAATTGAACAGTTAGTTCCAGGAGCAAGACATGCGTTAATTGCAGCGGCTCAAAATGGCCATCTGGATATTGTTGAATATTTATTGGACACAGCTGAATTAATA CCTGATGGTATATGCAGCGTCACGGGCGAGACGGCTCTAACTGCGGCGTGTTCGTCTGGCACGGCCTGTATTGCGGACGCACTGCTGGTTCGTGGGGCGACTCCCTACTCGCTCAATGCAAGACAGATGTCACCGTTAGCACTGGCTGCTAAAAATG GAAGAGGAGCACTGGTACTTCGGCTGCTAGATGCGGGGGCAGATGTCGCCGGATCGGGGGGCAAAAACCCCTTGATACTTGCCGCCGCTGAGGGGCATGCAGACGTTGTAGAGACTTTATTAGCTCACG GAGCTGACCCTGAGTCAGTGGATGCAGATGGAATGCCTGCACTCGGCTGGGCAAGTCTACGTTCACGGCTGCAAACTGTTGTGGTACTCTTGGACAAAGGCGCCAGTGTtg ATCAAACAGACAGCAGCGGCCGGACCCCACTAGGACTGGCTTGCGGAGGACCAGCAGACCTCGTCGAGCTGCTGCTGGAACGAGGAGCCTCGCTGGAGAAGGTGGACCACAGTGGACTGAGACCACTGGACAGAGCCATTGGACAGAGAAATGTTCCC gtgGTAAATTGCTTCTTAAAGAAAGGAGCAAAACTCGGCCCAACCACGTGGGTAATGGCGTCTGGCAAACCCGAATTTAT GCTTATTCTTCTAAACAAGCTGCTGGAAGATGGCAACATGCTATACAGGAAAAACCggccttcggaggcggcgcaccGCTATCAATACGCGCTCAAGAAGATCAATCCACTCATAAGTGACGAGGGTGTCACCTCTGCACAATCTGTACAGGAACACGCGCTAGCCTTTGTGCAGCTCAAGACAAATCTGTTGCTGAATCTGTCGAGATGTAAACGAAAGTTAAAC GAACCATCAGATGCACTGGAGCTTGCCGCACGTGCATCAGTACTGCGCCCAAATGCCTTCGAATGTGCGTACGCAATGTCGCGCGCTATTCTCGCGCTCAACAAGCCGGCAGACGCGCTCCCCCACGCTCGACGGGCACTAGTTCTCGCGCCGCCAACCGACATATCTGCAGCGAGGACTTTGAAAGCTTTGCAACAAGAAATCCTCGCCAGAATGAACTCTCACGACACAAGATCAATGAGAAACTATGATAGTATTAGTCTGAATATGCCTTAA